A genomic window from Candidatus Krumholzibacteriia bacterium includes:
- a CDS encoding AAA family ATPase, translating to MGRARVIAVANQKGGVGKTTTAINLSASLAAAERRVLLVDIDPQANASSGLGVHAHDEPITIYEVLLGEAELAGAVHRDILPFLDLVPAADRLHGAEIELVPMLSRETRLQRALEPLRDTYDFILIDCPPSLGLLTINTLTAADSILIPIQCEYYALEGLTQLVRTVELVQENLNPQLVIEGVLLTMFDRRLNLANQVAEEARRYFGNKVYNSVIPRNVKLSESPSFGKPILYYDAQSSGAESYMSLAREIIAHRAWSESPARGDAAAVEGA from the coding sequence ATGGGCCGCGCCCGTGTCATCGCGGTGGCGAATCAGAAGGGCGGGGTGGGCAAAACCACCACCGCGATCAACCTGTCGGCGAGCTTGGCGGCGGCAGAGCGGCGCGTCCTCCTCGTCGACATCGATCCGCAGGCGAACGCCTCCAGCGGACTCGGCGTCCACGCCCACGACGAGCCCATCACCATCTACGAGGTCCTGCTTGGCGAGGCCGAGTTGGCGGGCGCAGTCCATCGCGACATCCTGCCTTTCCTCGATCTCGTGCCAGCGGCGGATCGACTGCACGGCGCCGAGATCGAACTCGTACCGATGCTGTCGCGAGAGACGCGACTCCAACGCGCCCTCGAACCGCTCCGCGACACTTACGATTTCATTCTCATCGATTGTCCACCCAGTCTCGGCCTTCTCACCATCAACACACTCACTGCGGCCGACTCCATTCTCATTCCGATCCAGTGCGAGTACTACGCACTCGAAGGACTCACACAGCTGGTGCGCACGGTCGAGCTCGTGCAAGAGAATTTGAATCCTCAGCTCGTGATCGAAGGTGTGTTGCTCACAATGTTCGATCGCCGGCTCAATCTTGCCAATCAAGTCGCCGAAGAAGCGCGTCGTTACTTCGGGAACAAGGTATACAACAGTGTGATTCCGCGAAACGTGAAGCTGAGCGAGTCTCCGAGCTTCGGCAAACCGATTCTTTACTACGATGCACAATCCAGCGGAGCCGAGAGCTATATGAGTCTGGCGCGCGAGATCATCGCACACCGAGCATGGAGTGAAAGCCCCGCGCGCGGTGATGCAGCAGCCGTGGAGGGGGCATGA
- a CDS encoding ParB/RepB/Spo0J family partition protein — MTTRKALGRGLEALIPRRTESTVAGPSVAAAAAIPMAEPTQREVAIERIRKNRMQPRRHFDEEKLQELAESIRENGMLQPVLVRVVDGGYELVAGERRLRAAKLAGRDSVPVVVRESVDEREALKLALLENVQREDLNPIDEALGYQRLLEEFGMSQQALAERLGKSRSAIANAVRLLSLPPELQTKIEAGELSAGHARALLAAGSLEEQIEVAQLVRDRGLNVREAEHLAQSRRPVGTRPVPRPANPALEQLQKRMEARFGTRVRIRARKVDGSAGRIEIDYFTLAELERIFEIAGVDYLL, encoded by the coding sequence ATGACGACGAGGAAAGCTCTGGGTCGAGGTCTCGAGGCGCTGATCCCGCGCCGCACGGAGAGCACCGTGGCAGGTCCGAGCGTGGCTGCTGCTGCCGCCATCCCGATGGCAGAGCCAACGCAGCGAGAGGTGGCGATCGAACGCATTCGCAAGAATCGCATGCAACCACGCCGGCACTTTGACGAAGAGAAACTGCAGGAGCTGGCGGAATCGATTCGTGAGAACGGCATGCTGCAGCCCGTGCTGGTGCGGGTGGTGGACGGTGGCTACGAACTCGTCGCCGGCGAGCGCCGGCTGCGCGCGGCGAAGCTCGCGGGCCGCGACTCCGTTCCAGTCGTTGTGCGTGAATCCGTCGACGAACGCGAAGCGCTGAAGTTGGCACTACTCGAGAACGTGCAGCGCGAGGATCTGAATCCCATCGACGAAGCGCTGGGGTACCAGCGCTTGCTCGAAGAGTTCGGCATGTCCCAGCAGGCGCTGGCGGAGCGCCTGGGCAAGAGTCGCAGCGCCATCGCCAACGCCGTGCGGCTGCTGAGCTTACCGCCGGAGCTCCAGACGAAGATCGAAGCCGGCGAGCTCAGCGCCGGACATGCACGGGCCTTGCTTGCCGCCGGAAGCCTCGAGGAGCAGATCGAAGTGGCGCAATTGGTGCGGGACCGAGGTCTGAACGTACGGGAAGCGGAGCACCTGGCGCAGTCGCGTCGACCGGTGGGAACACGGCCCGTGCCGCGACCCGCGAACCCGGCGCTCGAGCAACTGCAGAAGCGCATGGAAGCCCGCTTCGGCACCCGCGTGCGGATCCGGGCACGGAAAGTGGATGGCTCCGCGGGCCGGATCGAGATCGACTACTTCACCCTCGCCGAGCTGGAGAGGATCTTCGAGATCGCAGGTGTGGACTATCTGTTGTAG
- a CDS encoding M23 family metallopeptidase, whose amino-acid sequence MNSGLLRRSWAKRISVILVPEGGARTFTLHFRTMLLAVGAGLTLLLFAGTVTLFFSQGRLLGALQENTQLQRKIRSLETELEKVRALEQQLTESERTRTEVLTIMGARGVHLDSLQADEALTLAGAGGDELGMAQEDFLRSVPTAWPVRGPVTRGFSSPGTVATPYHPGLDIAASTGSPVLAAGNGTVTFAGTDPEYGNLLIIDHGLGLESRYGHNSRLSVRIGDRVTRGQPIATVGSTGNSTAPHLHLEIHKDGVPVDPRKYLN is encoded by the coding sequence ATGAACTCAGGCTTGCTGCGACGGAGCTGGGCCAAGCGCATCTCCGTGATCCTGGTGCCCGAGGGTGGCGCGCGCACTTTCACTCTCCATTTCCGCACCATGCTCCTTGCCGTGGGGGCGGGGCTCACCCTGCTCCTCTTCGCGGGCACCGTGACGCTTTTCTTTTCGCAAGGACGCCTGCTCGGGGCGCTGCAAGAGAACACGCAGCTGCAGCGGAAGATCCGCTCACTCGAAACGGAGCTGGAGAAAGTGCGCGCTCTCGAACAACAATTGACCGAGAGCGAGCGCACCCGCACGGAAGTCCTGACGATCATGGGAGCTCGCGGCGTGCACCTGGACTCGTTGCAAGCCGACGAGGCGCTGACGCTGGCCGGCGCTGGGGGTGACGAGCTGGGGATGGCGCAGGAGGATTTCCTGCGCTCGGTGCCCACAGCCTGGCCGGTGCGGGGACCAGTCACCCGCGGCTTCTCGAGCCCCGGGACCGTCGCTACTCCCTATCACCCGGGGCTCGACATCGCTGCCTCCACGGGATCTCCCGTGCTCGCCGCCGGCAACGGCACCGTGACCTTCGCCGGTACCGATCCCGAGTATGGGAACCTCCTCATCATCGATCACGGCTTGGGTCTCGAGTCTCGTTACGGACACAACAGCCGTCTCAGCGTGCGCATAGGGGATCGGGTGACCCGGGGCCAGCCCATCGCGACGGTGGGGAGCACGGGGAACAGCACCGCCCCACACCTGCATCTGGAGATCCACAAGGACGGCGTCCCCGTGGATCCACGCAAGTACCTGAACTGA
- a CDS encoding polymer-forming cytoskeletal protein has translation MFGKEVDANVQEGRINSILGKGCKFKGTIEVEGTLRIDSEFEGVVNCPETLVVGKTGIVRAEIHVKNATIGGKVIGNITATNKIELQSGSHIEGDITTHRLVIDEGVFFEGSCKMGELRPGSGSLAEATTVKPSGSTIQQPMREKVGAGR, from the coding sequence ATGTTCGGGAAAGAGGTGGACGCCAACGTCCAGGAGGGCCGGATCAACTCCATCCTGGGCAAGGGGTGCAAGTTCAAGGGGACCATCGAAGTCGAGGGGACCCTGCGCATCGATTCCGAGTTCGAGGGTGTCGTCAATTGCCCTGAGACTTTGGTCGTAGGGAAGACCGGCATCGTGCGCGCCGAGATCCACGTGAAAAACGCAACCATCGGTGGCAAAGTGATCGGCAATATCACCGCCACGAACAAGATCGAGCTGCAAAGCGGCTCGCACATCGAAGGCGACATCACGACGCACCGTCTCGTCATCGACGAGGGGGTCTTCTTCGAAGGCAGCTGCAAGATGGGAGAACTGCGGCCAGGGAGCGGCAGCTTGGCTGAGGCGACTACCGTCAAGCCGTCGGGCAGCACCATCCAGCAGCCCATGCGGGAGAAGGTCGGCGCAGGCCGCTGA
- a CDS encoding MoxR family ATPase has protein sequence MSDQELVGELAQAHRALQAEIAKVIIGQKAVIEELLIALFSGGNCLLVGVPGLAKTLLISTLSRTLSLQFSRIQFTPDLMPSDITGTEILEEDVGTGRRVFKFMRGPVFANVILADEINRTPPKTQAALLQAMQEHEVTTGGETFKLDLPFFVLATQNPIEQEGTYPLPEAQLDRFMFNIKVGYPNFEEEMEIVDKTTKPLVADPRPVIDAASILRYQQLVRRVPAASHVIQYAVRLARATRPGGDDGKGIHDFVGWGAGPRAGQHLVLGAKARAVLHGRPTPGVEDIKAIAPAVLRHRIVTNFSAEAEGVSTDQLVERLLTEIKE, from the coding sequence ATATCAGATCAGGAGCTGGTCGGGGAGCTGGCGCAGGCACATCGCGCCCTGCAGGCCGAGATCGCCAAGGTCATCATCGGGCAAAAGGCGGTCATCGAGGAGCTGCTCATCGCCCTGTTCTCCGGCGGCAACTGCCTGCTGGTGGGCGTGCCGGGCCTGGCGAAGACGCTGCTCATCTCGACGCTCTCCAGGACGCTGTCGCTGCAGTTCTCGCGCATCCAGTTCACCCCGGATCTCATGCCGAGCGATATCACCGGGACGGAGATCCTCGAGGAAGACGTGGGCACCGGGCGCCGGGTGTTCAAGTTCATGCGAGGACCCGTTTTCGCCAACGTCATCCTGGCCGACGAGATCAACCGCACCCCGCCCAAGACGCAGGCAGCCCTGCTGCAGGCCATGCAAGAGCACGAGGTCACCACGGGCGGCGAGACGTTCAAGCTCGATCTGCCGTTCTTCGTGCTTGCCACTCAGAACCCCATCGAGCAAGAAGGGACGTACCCCCTTCCCGAAGCGCAGCTCGACCGCTTCATGTTCAACATCAAGGTGGGTTATCCGAACTTCGAGGAAGAGATGGAGATCGTCGACAAGACCACCAAGCCGTTGGTCGCGGATCCACGGCCGGTGATCGACGCTGCCAGCATCCTGCGCTATCAGCAGCTGGTACGGCGGGTACCGGCGGCGAGTCACGTCATTCAGTACGCTGTGCGGCTCGCCCGGGCGACCCGTCCCGGAGGCGACGACGGCAAGGGCATTCACGACTTCGTGGGCTGGGGCGCTGGGCCTCGGGCCGGGCAGCATCTCGTCCTCGGCGCCAAGGCACGCGCGGTGTTGCACGGCCGGCCGACGCCGGGTGTGGAGGACATCAAGGCCATCGCGCCGGCGGTGCTGCGGCATCGCATCGTCACCAACTTCAGTGCCGAGGCCGAGGGTGTGTCCACGGATCAGCTGGTGGAACGCCTCCTCACCGAGATCAAGGAATAG
- a CDS encoding DUF58 domain-containing protein: MAPKAHKIGVQDDRVQRLLDPEVVSKLRNMELRARLVVEGFIQGLHRSPYHGFSVEFAEYRQYMPGDSPRFVDWKVYAKTDRYYMKVFEEETNLKCVLLLDKSASMGFAGKGLSKLRWASLLAAAMGFLMLKQQDATGLVLFDDEIRDYVPARSVRAQLHEILGRLERVQPSERTNISVALHTMAERLKRRGLVVLISDLFDEPEKILKGLQHFRHRQHEVLVFHVLDDLERTFDYSQEARFVDLETHREIRTQPWFIKSEYRRKVEEWMHRLAKECRDHFIDYVPMTTSTPFDLALLAYLNKRSHLG, from the coding sequence ATGGCGCCGAAGGCGCACAAGATCGGGGTACAGGACGACCGCGTCCAGCGTCTCCTGGACCCCGAGGTGGTCTCGAAGCTGCGCAACATGGAGCTGCGGGCGCGCCTCGTGGTGGAAGGCTTCATCCAGGGCCTGCACCGCAGCCCGTATCACGGCTTCAGCGTCGAGTTCGCCGAGTACCGCCAGTACATGCCGGGCGATTCACCGCGCTTCGTGGATTGGAAAGTCTACGCGAAGACCGATCGTTACTACATGAAGGTGTTCGAGGAGGAGACCAATCTCAAGTGCGTCCTCCTCCTGGACAAGAGCGCTTCCATGGGCTTCGCCGGCAAAGGCCTGAGCAAGCTGCGCTGGGCGAGCCTCCTGGCTGCGGCCATGGGGTTCCTCATGTTGAAGCAGCAGGATGCCACCGGGCTGGTTCTCTTCGACGACGAGATCCGCGACTATGTGCCGGCGCGCTCGGTACGCGCGCAGCTCCACGAGATCCTGGGCCGACTGGAACGAGTGCAGCCCTCGGAGCGCACCAATATCAGCGTGGCGCTGCACACCATGGCGGAACGGCTCAAGCGTCGCGGCCTGGTGGTGCTCATTTCCGATCTTTTCGACGAACCGGAGAAGATCCTCAAAGGCTTGCAGCACTTCCGGCATCGGCAGCACGAGGTGCTGGTGTTCCATGTCCTGGACGATCTGGAGCGGACCTTCGACTACTCCCAGGAGGCGCGTTTCGTCGATCTCGAGACGCATCGGGAGATCCGCACCCAACCCTGGTTCATCAAGTCCGAGTATCGCCGGAAAGTGGAAGAGTGGATGCACCGGCTCGCCAAGGAATGCCGAGACCACTTCATCGACTACGTGCCGATGACGACATCGACACCGTTCGATCTGGCGCTGCTGGCGTATCTGAACAAGCGCAGCCACCTGGGCTGA
- a CDS encoding VWA domain-containing protein, whose amino-acid sequence MNFTFLNGIFLAGLAAAAIPIIIHLLQRRRLQRLEFSDLRFLAPLNQQRMRSLNLRRLWLLVLRVLIVALTALAMARPSIRGGLTRLVPTQAHTSVMLLLDTSYSMRSEGPEGMTFAAAREAALQILGQLQPGDEVSLMTFDETAHRWFQTPVRDLEAVRSRLAELQPSYRRTHWRPALEEALAELEDSINPNRELYVLSDFVGTPEETLRADLRQAQGDVRVTLVPIRVESFVNVSIDKVQVPPGAVLREDPVQISVSVHNHASDVPADCVLRLELDGLPKGEASLRLGRGAVQTHDFTLVANTAAELAGSVSKQADRLPTDDVRHFVLPVLAQLHVLLLTGPEHGGGAFFLSRALAPSRQGRSPIALAEVEAPRFSSQDLDGVQVVVLSSEAQLSESQTQVLTGFVAEGGGLCLLSGQRGAAEATNQMLRRLGAAQVRGIVTRSEGFQSLVDLRPTGILAGFETEALRALENVRFTRYAEIVPGPEARTLLRFAGGEPAAIEAVHGSGKYMLYAFDAGTDGSELALSPMFLPLLHRTMIYLAGETGRQQLDYEVGERIELLVPLDRGDGRVSLETETRLAQAGTSATSQHDATAPRPGSEAANPGSSSGTEAEGPAGASTFTVITPSGQHEVVEARFMGKMALVAYENTQEPGHYRFQGAGGEFVRAVNVSTSESDRTELEPGDLAKQLGLEASLLRDPLHLEQHIREARHGKELYKLIAGLVLVLLVFELFLSRAGGTTTTSSEA is encoded by the coding sequence GTGAATTTCACCTTCCTGAACGGGATTTTCCTGGCGGGACTCGCCGCGGCCGCCATCCCCATCATCATCCATTTGCTACAGCGCCGCCGCTTGCAGCGCCTCGAGTTCAGCGACTTGCGTTTCCTGGCGCCTCTCAACCAGCAGCGCATGCGCAGCCTCAATCTGCGCCGGCTCTGGCTCCTGGTGCTGCGCGTCCTCATCGTGGCGCTCACCGCGCTGGCCATGGCGCGCCCCTCCATCCGGGGCGGTCTGACGCGGCTGGTGCCGACGCAGGCGCACACCAGCGTGATGCTGCTCCTCGATACCAGCTACAGCATGCGCAGCGAAGGACCGGAGGGCATGACCTTCGCCGCCGCACGCGAGGCGGCGTTGCAGATCCTGGGACAGCTGCAGCCCGGCGACGAGGTGAGCCTGATGACCTTCGACGAGACGGCGCACCGCTGGTTCCAAACTCCGGTGCGCGACCTGGAGGCGGTGCGCAGTCGATTGGCCGAGCTGCAGCCGAGCTACCGCCGCACCCATTGGCGGCCGGCGCTGGAGGAAGCGCTGGCGGAACTCGAGGACTCGATCAATCCGAACCGGGAACTCTATGTCCTTTCCGATTTCGTCGGCACCCCCGAGGAGACCCTGCGGGCCGATCTGCGCCAGGCGCAGGGCGACGTGCGGGTGACGCTGGTGCCCATCCGCGTCGAGTCGTTCGTGAACGTGAGCATCGACAAGGTGCAGGTGCCGCCGGGCGCGGTGCTGCGCGAGGATCCGGTGCAGATCTCGGTGTCGGTGCACAACCATGCCTCCGACGTGCCGGCGGATTGCGTGCTGCGGCTCGAGCTGGACGGCTTGCCGAAGGGCGAGGCGAGCTTGCGCCTCGGTCGCGGCGCGGTACAGACCCACGACTTCACCCTCGTGGCCAACACGGCGGCGGAGCTGGCGGGCAGTGTGAGCAAGCAAGCGGACCGGCTCCCCACGGATGACGTACGGCACTTCGTGCTTCCAGTGCTGGCGCAGCTGCACGTGCTCCTGCTCACCGGTCCGGAGCACGGTGGCGGCGCCTTCTTCCTCTCCCGGGCGCTCGCCCCCTCGCGGCAGGGGAGGTCACCCATTGCCCTCGCCGAAGTCGAGGCGCCGCGTTTCTCCAGCCAAGACCTCGACGGCGTGCAAGTGGTCGTCCTCTCCTCGGAGGCGCAGCTCTCCGAGAGCCAGACCCAGGTGCTGACCGGCTTCGTCGCCGAAGGCGGCGGGCTCTGTCTCCTGAGCGGGCAGCGCGGTGCCGCGGAGGCGACGAACCAGATGTTGCGGCGCTTGGGTGCCGCCCAGGTGCGCGGCATCGTGACCCGCAGCGAAGGGTTCCAGAGCCTGGTGGACCTGCGCCCCACCGGGATCCTGGCGGGTTTCGAGACCGAGGCGCTTCGTGCGCTGGAGAACGTGCGCTTCACCCGCTACGCCGAGATCGTGCCCGGGCCCGAGGCGCGGACCCTGCTTCGCTTCGCCGGGGGCGAGCCAGCCGCCATCGAAGCCGTGCACGGCTCGGGCAAGTACATGCTCTACGCCTTCGATGCGGGGACGGACGGCAGCGAGCTGGCGCTCTCTCCCATGTTTCTGCCCTTGCTCCATCGCACGATGATCTACCTCGCCGGCGAGACCGGCCGGCAGCAGCTCGACTACGAAGTAGGGGAGCGCATCGAGCTGCTGGTACCGCTCGACCGCGGCGATGGGCGAGTCAGCCTGGAGACGGAGACCCGGTTGGCGCAAGCCGGCACCAGCGCTACCAGCCAACATGACGCCACGGCTCCCCGACCGGGGAGCGAGGCGGCGAACCCGGGTAGCAGCAGCGGCACGGAAGCGGAGGGCCCGGCCGGAGCGAGCACCTTCACGGTGATCACACCGTCGGGGCAGCACGAAGTGGTGGAAGCGCGCTTCATGGGGAAGATGGCTCTCGTCGCTTACGAGAACACCCAAGAGCCGGGGCACTACAGGTTCCAGGGCGCGGGCGGCGAGTTCGTCCGCGCCGTGAACGTTTCCACCAGCGAGTCGGACCGCACCGAGCTCGAACCCGGGGATCTGGCGAAACAGCTGGGTCTCGAGGCCAGTTTGCTCCGTGATCCGCTGCATCTGGAGCAGCACATCCGCGAAGCCCGTCACGGCAAGGAGCTCTACAAGCTGATCGCCGGCCTCGTGCTGGTGCTCCTCGTCTTCGAGCTCTTCCTTTCCCGCGCCGGCGGCACGACGACGACTTCCAGCGAAGCGTGA
- a CDS encoding SDR family NAD(P)-dependent oxidoreductase gives MNKPLQGKTALVTGGGTGIGREIALALGRAGAAVAVSGRRLELLESVAAELERSGARGRALRADVREAASVQAMVEAAERDWAPIDILINNAAAFGRGEVAQLEPGRWSNVIATNLTGSFLVTRAVLPGMIERQSGSIVFVSSTSGKRGDAGMAAYSASKFGIMGLAHSLLYEVRRHNIRVIVVSPSAIDTGPERPSPEPVAGVKPHAADVADGVLACLTLPGRALVRELEIWGTNP, from the coding sequence ATGAACAAGCCGCTGCAGGGAAAGACGGCGCTGGTGACCGGAGGTGGCACCGGGATCGGCCGTGAGATTGCCCTCGCGTTGGGGAGAGCCGGTGCCGCGGTCGCGGTGAGCGGGCGCCGGTTGGAGTTGCTCGAGAGCGTGGCGGCGGAGCTGGAGCGTTCCGGAGCGAGAGGCCGCGCCCTCCGCGCCGACGTGCGGGAGGCGGCTTCGGTGCAGGCCATGGTGGAAGCAGCGGAGCGCGATTGGGCACCCATCGACATCTTGATCAACAACGCCGCCGCCTTCGGACGCGGCGAAGTCGCCCAGCTCGAGCCCGGGAGGTGGAGCAACGTCATCGCCACGAACCTGACCGGCTCCTTCCTCGTCACGCGGGCGGTCCTTCCCGGGATGATCGAGCGCCAGAGCGGCAGCATCGTCTTCGTCTCCTCCACTTCGGGAAAACGCGGCGACGCCGGCATGGCCGCCTACAGCGCCTCCAAGTTCGGGATCATGGGCCTGGCACACAGCCTGCTGTACGAGGTGCGGCGGCACAACATCCGGGTCATCGTGGTATCGCCGAGCGCCATCGACACGGGCCCCGAGCGTCCGTCCCCCGAGCCCGTGGCCGGCGTGAAACCGCACGCTGCCGATGTCGCTGACGGCGTGCTCGCCTGCCTGACGCTTCCCGGCCGCGCCCTCGTCCGGGAGCTCGAGATCTGGGGCACCAATCCATGA
- a CDS encoding DUF1573 domain-containing protein produces the protein MTRRPPLRPHLCMLLAALLLAPGSSAWAAPRAVVQGEHHLDAGEIEPGKVLEYDFVLRNQGDASLAIQDLKPTCYCTSARTDLWDVPPGGTATIHVRIDPSDFVGKINKGVEITTNDPANPTLLVDVDIVVLPGIAVLPPELDLGSVGPEGTKKSLKVEVKIPREREMEILGVSSDAAYLEVTHEPLQLEERHGATIWVKVRPGVPAGPFATKVLVKTSDPSRPSIEIPVRGRGPGGLVAQPDKVVFETAAAGSEVGAFEVKGGKNLQVRSSTPSLLAEIEPSAGGAQRVKLRLAGNARSGRLLAKVTVTTADTSQPELVVPVMGLVR, from the coding sequence GTGACCCGTCGACCCCCGCTTCGCCCCCATCTCTGCATGCTCCTCGCGGCGCTCCTGCTAGCGCCGGGGTCGAGTGCTTGGGCAGCGCCGCGGGCGGTCGTCCAAGGCGAGCACCATCTCGATGCCGGCGAGATCGAGCCCGGGAAAGTGCTGGAGTACGATTTCGTTCTGCGCAACCAGGGCGACGCCTCGCTCGCCATCCAGGACCTGAAGCCCACGTGTTACTGCACGAGCGCGCGCACCGATCTCTGGGACGTCCCTCCCGGCGGCACCGCCACGATCCACGTCCGCATCGATCCGAGCGATTTCGTCGGCAAGATCAACAAGGGCGTCGAGATCACCACCAATGACCCGGCGAATCCGACGCTCTTGGTGGATGTCGACATCGTCGTGCTCCCCGGCATCGCCGTGTTGCCGCCGGAGCTGGACCTCGGCAGCGTCGGCCCGGAGGGGACGAAGAAGTCCCTGAAGGTGGAAGTGAAGATCCCGCGGGAACGGGAGATGGAAATCCTCGGGGTGTCGAGCGACGCCGCCTATCTGGAGGTCACCCACGAACCGCTGCAGCTGGAGGAGCGTCACGGCGCCACCATCTGGGTGAAGGTGCGACCGGGGGTGCCGGCGGGACCGTTCGCGACCAAGGTGCTGGTGAAAACCAGCGACCCCTCGCGGCCGAGCATCGAGATTCCCGTACGCGGCCGCGGCCCCGGTGGGCTGGTGGCGCAGCCCGACAAGGTCGTGTTCGAAACCGCCGCCGCCGGGAGCGAGGTCGGCGCCTTCGAAGTGAAAGGCGGCAAGAACCTGCAGGTGCGCTCGTCCACGCCGAGCCTGCTGGCCGAGATCGAACCGAGCGCTGGCGGGGCCCAGCGGGTGAAGCTCCGCCTGGCGGGGAACGCGCGCTCGGGACGCCTGCTCGCCAAGGTCACCGTGACGACCGCCGACACCTCGCAGCCGGAGCTCGTCGTTCCCGTCATGGGGCTCGTGCGCTGA
- a CDS encoding rhodanese-like domain-containing protein: MARLAGQVLVLLGVSILLGLVTNALRSEGIDWGGRDPERFRHPDVEFVSTDEAAPLQSQSTTLFLDARTPAEFSAQHVFGAVSLPAGSLDGAYAELRDFLAPEMELIVYAGDTMSAVRVAKYLSERGYKARVLEGGWEAWQDERLPME, from the coding sequence ATGGCCCGACTCGCCGGACAAGTGCTGGTTCTGCTCGGCGTCTCCATCCTGCTTGGACTGGTCACCAACGCGCTGCGCTCGGAAGGCATCGACTGGGGTGGCCGGGATCCCGAACGCTTCCGCCATCCCGACGTCGAGTTCGTCAGCACCGACGAGGCAGCGCCCTTGCAGTCGCAGTCGACCACCCTCTTCCTCGACGCCCGTACGCCGGCGGAATTCTCGGCGCAGCACGTGTTCGGTGCGGTCTCCCTGCCAGCGGGGTCGCTGGATGGGGCCTACGCAGAGCTGCGCGACTTCCTCGCCCCGGAGATGGAGCTCATCGTTTACGCCGGCGACACGATGTCGGCGGTGCGGGTGGCGAAGTACCTGAGCGAGCGCGGCTACAAGGCGCGCGTCCTCGAAGGCGGTTGGGAAGCCTGGCAGGACGAGCGCTTGCCGATGGAGTGA
- a CDS encoding MauE/DoxX family redox-associated membrane protein, with product MQSAGTDTLATRAAAAGRGQRVVAVGLFLLRLGMAAVFIGAALPKIAAPDLFALAVHNYQILPAWGVNALALFLPWLELIIGLCLGLGLWSRASALLMAGLMVVFMIALVSAAGRGLSISCGCFEVGEHAAGASTLVWAALRDLGFLVAALLLVRFDAGPSPLQWWRRRRA from the coding sequence ATGCAGAGCGCGGGCACCGATACGCTGGCAACGCGGGCAGCCGCTGCCGGGCGCGGGCAGCGCGTCGTTGCTGTGGGCCTGTTCCTACTTCGGCTCGGCATGGCGGCCGTCTTCATCGGCGCGGCGCTGCCGAAGATCGCCGCTCCCGATCTCTTCGCCCTCGCGGTGCACAACTACCAGATCCTCCCAGCCTGGGGGGTGAACGCGCTGGCTCTCTTCCTGCCCTGGCTCGAGCTGATCATCGGCCTTTGCCTCGGACTGGGCTTGTGGAGCCGCGCCAGCGCTCTGCTCATGGCGGGACTCATGGTGGTGTTCATGATCGCCCTCGTCTCGGCGGCGGGGCGGGGTCTCAGCATCTCCTGTGGCTGCTTCGAAGTCGGTGAACATGCGGCAGGCGCGTCCACCCTCGTCTGGGCGGCGCTGCGCGACCTGGGGTTTCTCGTCGCCGCCCTCCTCCTCGTTCGCTTCGACGCCGGACCGAGCCCGCTGCAATGGTGGCGACGCCGGCGCGCTTGA